From the genome of Gloeocapsa sp. PCC 73106:
AACTCAGGATACTCAAAAGGATCTGTTTCTCCGATACCTTCAATGAAGTCTAAATCTACAGTAATATCAACGATCGCGCCACCTTGGTGATCCAGTCCATAGTTGGGTATTTCAAAGGAAAAGTTTTCTTCGGGTGGCTGAAGGTTGGAAGTATCAAAGATCTCGGTAATTACCTGGTTTTGAGCTGGATTAGCACGATAATTTTCTCCATCAGCAATCGCTGTCGTAAAGATTTCGTTTTCTTCTACTAATTCATCAGTGACAGCTCGAGAAACTAAAGTCGCTTCGGTAGCTCCCTCGGCAATAGTTAGATTAAAGCCGAGGGCGATATTCCCTCCGACAACACTTTCAAAATCAGCAATATTACTGCTACCTTCCAGAAAATATTCTACATCTCCACGTTGAGGGTCATTATTAGATATTATAGGGAGAAACAAAGATAGCCCTCCTGCAGGCGCCGGTTGATTAAGGCTGAAATTCCAGGCAAAAGTATTACCTTCGGCTGCACTTACTGCTTCAGAAACTAAACTAACTACTGGGAAATCTGTCAATACAGTTCTCACTTGGTTTTGCTCTGGATTAGCACGATAATTTTCTCCATCAGCGATCGCTGTGGTAAAAATTTCATCTATTTCCGCAATATTATCAGTGACAGCTCGAGAAACTAAAGTCGCTTCGGTAGCTCTTGCGGCAACAGTTAGATTAAAGCCAATTGGGATATTCTCCTGAATAACAAATTGAAAATCAGTAATATTACTGCTACCTTCGACAAAATATTCTACATCTCCAGGTTGAGGGTCATTATTAGACGTTATCGGGAGAAATAAAGATAGCCCTCCTGCAGGTGCAGGTTGATCTAAACTAAAATCCCACGCAAAGGTTTCTCCTTCAGTAGCGATTAAAGTTTTTGGTGCGATGCTAATTGTTACTAAATCGAGCTCATTCATGGAAAGTTCTCTAATAATATATATTTATGTCAAAAAAGTTAACATAATTAGAAACGGTTTTTCAAAAGAAGTCTAAAGCGTTTCAATTACAGCAGTACGCAGAAGGTTCTTTGGTGTTAGGTTAAATCTTTACCCTTTTGAAGGAGAATTTCCTCCTTGATATTTTGGACTAATATCTCCTGTCTGTTGCTCTTGTTTTAGTAATTTTTGAACAAAGCTTTAGGCTACTATAATCTTTTTTTTTCAAATCAATAGAGTAAAGTTGTATTGACTAATGAAGGTTTTTCCTGTTTTTTTAGTTTATACTCACTCGCTGTACCTGCTTTTTTCAGGTAAGGGCGATCATCTTCGGTGGCGCTGCGCGATCGCCGTCACTGTACCTCATGAGTCCTATAACTTTTATGGCACTCATGTACTAATCGTTACCTGTAAACGACTACAATTAAATCAGTTAGTTGTGTCTTTTTCATTCGCCTGGCATGAAGATCATTTACGATCCCCAAGTCGATGTTTTAAGCATTAGGCTTTCTGAATCCCCTACCGAATCAAGCACTACTTTAAGCGTGGGCTTAGTCTTCGATTATGACAAAGACGGGAATGTAGTCAAGCTTTCGATCCTTAATGCATCTAAGCGAGTTGACCGACCCGAAACAGTTGAGTATTCCGTTAATTTAGCAAGAACTGAACAAAATTTTTCAGCGCCCTCTCTCTCGTTAGAACAGCGCCTTGATTTCTTGAAACTGCCTTTAGAAGAACGCCGTCGTCAACTCGCACAACAAGCATCTGACCTGGTAGACCATTACCAACAAAATACAGATTGGAAAGAGTTTTTAGCCGGAGACATCATTGATTACTAATCCTCTCCCCCGGCGAGGTGAGATTGGCTAGTTAACTTTGACCCAACTGTGGGAACTGAAATTAAAAAGATTCGCCCGGGGGTTATCATCAGTTCTGACGCCGCAGGAAGACTACCGATTAAACTGATTGCCCCAATTACCGATTGGAAAGACTACTTCGGGAACAACTTCTGGCACGTCCGAATCGAACCAGGTGCCAAAAATGGCTTAACTAAGGTTTCTGCGATCGATACTTTACAATTGCGGGGTATGGACACTCAAAGATTCATTCGCAAACTTGGAGAAATTTCGGAAAGCCAAATGACGGAAATTACTTTGGCGATAGTAACTTTAATTGAGTATCAGTAATCAGTAAATTAGAGCGCGTCTGAGGCGATTACCTAGTTTTTTCGAGTCCATAACCAACGATCGCAAAACAAGATAAGAGCAATAGTAACAAGATAACTCCTCCAGACATCCCCGCAAGAATACTTAGACCCCTGAGGAGGTAGATGATTATGGTCATTGGTACCAAAATTAGTATCGTGCTAGCCAAAATTTGGTGTAAAGAGCGTCTGGAAAGATTCATAGCTCGAAAATAGGAAAATTTAATAATAATTTACAACTATAGCAATAGAAGGTCAGTTTAGGACAATTGAAACCGCATCTCTGGTTCTTTGGTGTCAGGTGATAGGTTCAACCCTTACCCTTTACCCTTCAAGGTGAACGTAGCGCTATAGATAGGTAGATAGTGTCAGCTCTTTTTGTTTTTTGTTTTACTTTATAAAAAATTCAAGTATAAAATTTATTTTTTGAGGTTAATGACAGTTGAGCAAGATTTAAAGCGGAAATACAATCTTTTAAAATTATTTAAAACTAAATAAAATTGATTTACTATCTTAGTTAATTCTGAAGGCTCTTTTCATTTTGGGGAACATAGACAATAATGCAATTTATGGACGCAAAAAAACAGGAGAAAGCACAAGTGAAAATCTCAGTTTACGGAAAAGGCGGTATTGGCAAATCAACCACAAGCTGTAACATTTCGGTAGCTTTAGCAAAAAGAGGTAAAAAAGTTTTACAAATCGGGTGTGATCCTAAACACGATAGTACTTTTACCTTGACTGGATTTTTGATTCCAACGATTATTGACACGCTACAAGAAAAGAACTTTCACTATGAAGACGTTTGGCCAGAAGAAGTAATCTACAAAGGATACGGGGGAGTTGACTGTGTAGAAGCGGGTGGTCCTCCTGCTGGAGCAGGATGTGGAGGATATGTAGTAGGAGAGACAGTCAAGTTACTCAAAGAATTAAATGCTTTTGATAAGTACGACGTTATTCTCTTTGATGTGTTGGGTGACGTTGTCTGTGGTGGTTTTGCCGCACCATTAAACTATTCAGACTATTGTCTGATTGTCACAGATAATGGATTTGATGCTCTATTTGCGGCCAATCGGATTGCAGCTTCTGTCAAAGAAAAAGCGCGCACCCATCGTTTACGCTTAGCGGGGTTGATTGGTAATCGCACTTCCAAACGAGATTTAATAGATAAATACATAGAAGCGGTACCTATGCCCGTTTTAGAGATATTACCTTTAATTGAAGACATTCGGGTATCTCGAGTCAAAGGTAAAACTCTCTTTGAAATGACCGAAAGCGATCCATCCTTAGCCTATGTTTGTGACTATTACTTGAATATAGCTGACCAAATTCTAGCGCTACCAGAGGGAGTTGTTCCCCAAGGGGCTCAAGATCGAGAATTATTCGCTCTTTTATCAGATTTTTATCTGAATCCTGTGGCTGAGAAGAAAGAAGAGACCGAATTAGATTTACTGATGGTTTAACTAGGGAGAGAGATTAACTATGACCGTTGCTCAAGAAAATAGTGCTTTAGATTTTAGTTGTGAGACTGGTAATTATCATACATTTTGTCCGATCAGTTGTGTAGCTTGGTTATATCAAAAAATCGAAGATAGTTTCTTTTTAGTCATTGGAACCAAAACTTGCGGGTACTTTTTACAAAACGCGATGGGGGTGATGATTTTTGCTGAACCCCGTTATGCGATGGCGGAGTTAGAAGAGGGGGATATTTCCGCTCAACTCCACGATTACGAAGAATTAAAAAGACTATGCGAACAAATTAAGCGCGATCGCAATCCTAGTGTTATCGTCTGGATTGGTACTTGCACCACCGAAATTATCAAGATGGACTTAGAGGGTTTAGCACCCAAATTAGAAGCAGATCTAGGTATTCCCATCGTTGTCGCTCGCGCTAATGGTTTAGACTACGCTTTTACCCAAGGAGAAGACACGGTATTAGCGGCGATGGCTCATAAATGTCCCGAGATCGCGCGAGAAACTGAAAAACAAGAACGTAACCCTATTCAGAAACTCATCAACTTTGGACGTCAACGCGAACAAGTAGAAGCTGAGGAATCAGCCTACGCAGATCATCCCCCTCTAGTATTATTTGGATCTTTACCAGATCCGGTAGTTACCAATCTAACTCTGGAATTGAAAAAACAAGGTATTAAAGTTTCCGGATGGTTACCCGCTAAACGCTACACCGAATTACCTGTAATTGAACCCGGATATTATGTCTGTGGGGTAAACCCTTTTTTAAGTCGTACCGCTACCACTCTGATGCGTCGTCGTCAGTGTAAGCTAATTGGGGCGCCTTTTCCCATTGGACCCGATGGTACTCGCGCTTGGTTAACTAAGATTTGTAGCGTGTTCAACATTGAACCCCAGGGATTGGCAGAACGAGAAGCCAAAATCTGGGAAAATCTGGAAGACTATCTCAAATTGGTGCGGGGTAAGTCCGTTTTCTTTATGGGTGATAATTTGCTAGAGATATCTCTGGCTCGCTTTTTGATTCGTTGCGGGATGACTTGTCCTGAAATTGGTATTCCCTACATGGATAAACGCTACCAGAAAGCAGAGTTAGATTTTCTAGAACAAACCTGTGGAGAAATGGGGGTTCCCCTTCCTAAGATTGTGGAAAAACCCGATAACTACTTACAACTCCAACGCATCAAAGAATTGCAGCCCGATTTAGTGATTACGGGTATGGCTCATGCTAATCCCCTAGAAGCGCACAATATTAGTACTAAATGGTCTGTAGAGTTCACTTTTGCCCAAATACACGGGTTTACTAACGCTAGAGATATTTTAGAGTTGGCAACTCGTCCCCTGCGTCGTAATAATCGCCTGGGAGAGTTACCCCTTATGCCTAGTAAGTGGTAATAAGTCAGGAGTAACATTCATTGAGCGTACTGAGGACAAAAATCTCTTACTTTTTGCTCAATTCCCGTAATCGCTGTACCTACTACTATCCCATAAGCCCCCAATTCCAGGGCTTTATGCACCATTTCCCGAGAAGAGATACCCCCTTCGCAGATGATGGGGGTGCTTATTCGGGTAGAGAGAGATTTCAGGAGAGGAAAACCCGGAGGAGTAAGCCCTTCAGTAGTACTAGTGTAACCATAGAGAGTAGTAGCGATCAGATCCGCGCCCAAAGTAGCTGCGGCGATCGCACTGTCTAAAGTATCAATATCCGCCATTATTAGCCTATCTTGAGAGTGTATTAGTTGAATGAGTTCCTCTACCGTCTCTTGAGGGCGTTTTCTTAAAGTAGCATCAAGTGCTATAATATCGGCTCCAGCCTTGATTAAAGCCTCTACCTCTACTCGGGTAGGGGTAATATAAACGGGAGAATTAGGATAAGTACGTTTCCATAATCCTATTACTGGAATATGAGGTAAAACCTCCTTAACTGCTTGGACATGGTTAGGACCATTGATTCTCAAGCCCACGGCGCCTTGGTTGACGCAAGCGTGAGCGATCGCCGCGATCACCTGGGGGTGATTGAGGGGAGAATCAGGAGGTGCTTGACAAGAGACAATCAAGCGGGATTTGAGAGATGCTAGTAGTTCAGTCTTCATTTGATTGACTGATTAAAGCGTTGACTTTTTCTAAAAATAGACTAGGTTCAACGGGTTTAGCGACGTATTCATCGATAATTTGGCGAGACAGATATTCCCAATCTTTAGAATCCATGTGGTTACTCAGAACTAAAATTTTCACAGGGATAGTAATATTGTGAATATTTTTTAAAATTTGACTAACTTCATAGATATCCGGGGAATCTTGGTTAAGAATAATGATAGATGGCTCTAAAACATCTATTTGCTCAATTACAGTAGCTCCATCAATCAACCAGATGACCTGGTAATCAGCAGCGGTAAGTAATTCGCAAACAAGAGTGGCAATTTCCTCGTCTTTTTCTACTAAGACTATAGTTCCCTGGTGACTGATAGGTAAACCTCCCGGTGTAGGTAATGGTGACGCTTTGGCTAAAGAATCAAACTGATTGGGTAAACGGACTGTGAATAATGAACCTTTTCCTAGACTTGATTCTACTTCAATAGTGCCGTTGAGTAATTTTACCAGTTGTTTAGTAAAAGCTAAACCCAACCCTGTACCGCTATAACTGCGTACCCTAGTGTTTTCTAGCTGTTGAAAATTTTCAAAAAGTTGGGGTAGATAATGTTCAGAGATACCGATTCCGGTGTCTTCTACTTGGAAGATAGCCTCATTTTTCTCGCACCACACCCGGAGAATAACTTTACCGTGGGCTTGAGTAAACTTAATACCATTATCGAGGAGATGCAGCAGTATTTGTTCTACTCTAGTTGGATCTGCCCAAAAGCGATCGTCTTCTGGATCGACCTGTAAATCTAATTCTAGAGTAATTTCTTGATTCTGAGCTTTGTCGTGGAGATGATGAATTACCAAGCGAGAGAGATGACGCAGAGAAAACTGTCTGGTATTGAGAACGGTTTTACCCGCGTTCACTTGGGAAAAGTCGAGCAAATCATTGATTAAATCTAGAAGTTTACGCCCATTTTCTTGTATGGTTTCCAGATAATGACGCTGTTTATCGGGAGAAAAAGGAGACTTTTCCCCTGACCAATGGAGGAGGGTACTCGATAAGCCGATCACGCAAGTTAGGGGTGTGCGCAATTCGTGACTCATGCTATCGAGAAACTCGCTTTTTGATTGATTAGCGACTTTAGCTGCGAGAAGTGCGTCTTTTAATTCTTGTGCGCGTTGATTAACCTGACATTCTAAGCGCTGTTTTTGAACTTGTAACTGTTGATAACTTTGATCTTGATAGATAGCGATCGCCAGATATTCAGCCACGTAGCGAAGAAATTGAATTTCATTCTCAGTCCAACGACGAGATGTCAGACATTGATGAGCGATTAAAAAACCCCAAAGCTGATCTTGAACTAAAATGGGAACTACTAATTTAGCTTTGACGGTAAGACGTTCCATCAAAGCCTTAAGACAGGGTGAAAGAAGAGAACTAGTCTTAGTATTATTAATCGCTAAACTAAAGCCTTGACGGTACTTATTACGGCATTCTGGTATACCCGAGAAGCATGATTCATCTTGAAAATGCAAAATAGAGGGAATTTTGTCGGAAGCTTTAGCTTCATAAGTCACCGTATCTACTAAACGTTTGACGTGGGAAGATTCTTGACTAGAGGTCTCCACGTCTAGTTGATAGATAACCAAGCGATCCAATTTGAGTAAGCGTTGTACTTGTTCTATCGTTCTTTTAACTATTACCAACCAATCGAGATTTTGACTAATTTGAAGGGTAACTTGATTGAGAATCCTTTCTTGTTCTAATTGATGGTGTAATTCTTGATTAGGGAGATGTTTTAAAAAACGGGGATAGTCTGGCTGGTGTGGTGTGGGTTGTGCATCCTGGGGAGTCAAGATTTCCAGCAATTGCACAATAAATTGATTTTGTAAGTTACCGTCATTACTGAGTTGACTGAGATTAATTTGTTTAAGACGTTGACGTAGACTCGGATTATGCTGGAGTTGTCCTTCTAATTGAGTGAGGATAGTGGCGATCGCTCGATGTTCTAGAGTTATGGTCACCTGACAAGTAGCCCCATTATCGCCTTGGGGATTACCCAGCAAAAAAGCGCTAAACTGTTGACAAACCAAGACAGACAAGCGTTCTCTAGACCCAAAAGACTCTGTTTCTGCTTCAATCGAGCTTAATACATCTTCTTCTGTAATTAAAACAGCATCTTGTCCATCTTCTTGAGCTATCTCTAACATCTGATCCCAGAGATCGCACAACTGTTGGAACTTTTCACGGGGTAAAACTCGACTTAAAATAGACGATTGGGCATTAGACATGGCAACTGCTGCTTCATTAGCAGAGAAGATAAAACCATCTTGTTAACAGCATCTCTCAAAAATTGCCTTGAGCCTATTTATCTAATCTTTTTTTAACAAAATAAAGATACCTCAATGTGATACGATGGTCGCAGTCTTGTGAAAATAATAATACTTTTTCACTACATTACGAGGGGTTTGTTGGGTTAATTTATATTTATGCATAGAATCGCCAATACAAAGAAGGGCAACACTCCCACAGCTTCAGGAGTCGTTTTAATCGAACAAAACCCTGCACCCATAGTAATCCTTACCGCAGCCGATAGCGATATTCAAACACTGGCGAATTGTTTAACCCTACTCCCTTCTGGGTTTCCGCAATTAAGAGTGGCTAGTCTCTTGCAATTACAACAACAGTTAACTATAGACTTCTACGCTGACACGGTTTTAAATGAAGCACAAGTGATTGTACTGCGTTTACTGGGAGGAAGATCCTATTGGTCTTACGGATTAGAAATAGTCAAAGAGATAGCTGATAATAACAATGCTAAATTATTAGTCGTACCCGGAGACGATCAACCCGATCCAGAATTAATCAGCCACTCTACCGTCTCTTTAACTATAGTTAATCGTCTGTGGCACTATTTTAGCGAAGGTGGTGCGGTTAATCTGGCTAATGGCTTAAAATATCTAACCGATGCTACTCTAGGAACTAATTATATTCCCGATGCGCCTCAAATTGTCACTAAAGTGGGAATCTATCACACCTCTGCTACTACCCCCACGGTAGCTATTCTTTTTTATCGCGCTCATTTTTTGGCGGGAAATCTTCTTCCCATTGACGCTTTAATTGAAGCTTTGCAAATCAGAAATACCCCCTGTGTAGCTATTTTTATATCTTCCTTGAGGGATTTAGAGGTACAAGCAGAGATAGTTCCAGATCTTACCGATATACAACTAATTTTAAATACTACTAGTTTTTCTGTACCTAATAACTTTTGGGAAAAATTAAATATTCCTGTTTTTCAAGTCATCCTCAGTAGCAGCACGGTAGAAGAATGGGAAGCTAGTTTTCAAGGATTACAACCGCGAGATCTGGCCATGAATGTAGCTCTTCCGGAAGTAGATGGTAGAATTATTACCCGCGCTATTTCTTTTAAGTTGGTGCAAAATTGGCATCCTCAACTAGAAACCCCCGTAGTTATTTACCAACCTCGGTTAGATCGGGTTAATTTTGTGGTTGATTTAGCTATCAATTGGCTTAAACTAGCCCAAATACCAGCAAGTGAACAAAAAATAGCTTTGATTGTCGCTAATTATCCCAATCGCGATGGTAGAATCGCCAACGGTGTGGGATTGGATACTCCCGCTTCTTGTTTAGCGATCCTTCAAGCTTTAGAAAGTGAGGGATATCAACTAGCTGAAATTCCCGCGACGGTGTCGGAGTTGATGGAGAGTTTAATTAGAGAAAAAGCGCGTCTGGATCAATTCTTGACTCGGGAAAGATATCAAGAATATTTTACGACTCTTCCGGTAGAGGTACAACAGGGAATTAGCGATCGCTGGGGTGAAGTTACTTCAGAAACGATACCCATCCCAGGAAAACGATTGGGCAATATTTTTATCGGGATTCAACCGAGTAGGGGTTACGATCTAGATCCTAGTTTAAATTATCACGCACCGGATTTAGAACCGACTCACGCTTATTTGGCTTATTATTTCTGGTTAAAAGAGGTATTTGGCGCTCAGGCGATCGTCCATCTGGGTAAACATGGTAATTTAGAATGGTTACCGGGTAAAAGTCTAGCTTTATCTTCTGGTTGTTATCCAGAGATTGCTTTAACTTCTATTCCTCATTTTTATCCTTTTATCGTCAACGATCCCGGAGAAGGTACTCAAGCTAAGCGACGCAGTCACGCGGTAATTTTAGACCATTTGACTCCACCTCTAACTCGCGCTGAATTATACGGTCCTCTGCAACAGTTAGAGTTACTCTTAGATGAGTATGCTCAAGCTGAAAGTATTAATCCCGGTAGATTGAAGCTCATCTCGGAGAAAATTATGATTCTGGTACAAGAGTCTAATTTAGCTGAAGATTTAGGAGTAGATAATCCAGAATTAGAGTCTTTTTTAAATTTGGCTTCGGGGTATTTATGCGAACTCAAAGAAGCACAAATTAGGGACGGTTTACATATTTTTGGATCTTGTCCCCAAGGACGACAACTGCGAGATTTAATAATCGCGATC
Proteins encoded in this window:
- a CDS encoding DUF2283 domain-containing protein, with amino-acid sequence MKIIYDPQVDVLSIRLSESPTESSTTLSVGLVFDYDKDGNVVKLSILNASKRVDRPETVEYSVNLARTEQNFSAPSLSLEQRLDFLKLPLEERRRQLAQQASDLVDHYQQNTDWKEFLAGDIIDY
- a CDS encoding type II toxin-antitoxin system PemK/MazF family toxin, with amino-acid sequence MGTEIKKIRPGVIISSDAAGRLPIKLIAPITDWKDYFGNNFWHVRIEPGAKNGLTKVSAIDTLQLRGMDTQRFIRKLGEISESQMTEITLAIVTLIEYQ
- the bchL gene encoding ferredoxin:protochlorophyllide reductase (ATP-dependent) iron-sulfur ATP-binding protein, whose amino-acid sequence is MKISVYGKGGIGKSTTSCNISVALAKRGKKVLQIGCDPKHDSTFTLTGFLIPTIIDTLQEKNFHYEDVWPEEVIYKGYGGVDCVEAGGPPAGAGCGGYVVGETVKLLKELNAFDKYDVILFDVLGDVVCGGFAAPLNYSDYCLIVTDNGFDALFAANRIAASVKEKARTHRLRLAGLIGNRTSKRDLIDKYIEAVPMPVLEILPLIEDIRVSRVKGKTLFEMTESDPSLAYVCDYYLNIADQILALPEGVVPQGAQDRELFALLSDFYLNPVAEKKEETELDLLMV
- a CDS encoding ferredoxin:protochlorophyllide reductase (ATP-dependent) subunit N, translating into MTVAQENSALDFSCETGNYHTFCPISCVAWLYQKIEDSFFLVIGTKTCGYFLQNAMGVMIFAEPRYAMAELEEGDISAQLHDYEELKRLCEQIKRDRNPSVIVWIGTCTTEIIKMDLEGLAPKLEADLGIPIVVARANGLDYAFTQGEDTVLAAMAHKCPEIARETEKQERNPIQKLINFGRQREQVEAEESAYADHPPLVLFGSLPDPVVTNLTLELKKQGIKVSGWLPAKRYTELPVIEPGYYVCGVNPFLSRTATTLMRRRQCKLIGAPFPIGPDGTRAWLTKICSVFNIEPQGLAEREAKIWENLEDYLKLVRGKSVFFMGDNLLEISLARFLIRCGMTCPEIGIPYMDKRYQKAELDFLEQTCGEMGVPLPKIVEKPDNYLQLQRIKELQPDLVITGMAHANPLEAHNISTKWSVEFTFAQIHGFTNARDILELATRPLRRNNRLGELPLMPSKW
- a CDS encoding N-acetylmannosamine-6-phosphate 2-epimerase is translated as MKTELLASLKSRLIVSCQAPPDSPLNHPQVIAAIAHACVNQGAVGLRINGPNHVQAVKEVLPHIPVIGLWKRTYPNSPVYITPTRVEVEALIKAGADIIALDATLRKRPQETVEELIQLIHSQDRLIMADIDTLDSAIAAATLGADLIATTLYGYTSTTEGLTPPGFPLLKSLSTRISTPIICEGGISSREMVHKALELGAYGIVVGTAITGIEQKVRDFCPQYAQ
- a CDS encoding GAF domain-containing hybrid sensor histidine kinase/response regulator, with translation MSNAQSSILSRVLPREKFQQLCDLWDQMLEIAQEDGQDAVLITEEDVLSSIEAETESFGSRERLSVLVCQQFSAFLLGNPQGDNGATCQVTITLEHRAIATILTQLEGQLQHNPSLRQRLKQINLSQLSNDGNLQNQFIVQLLEILTPQDAQPTPHQPDYPRFLKHLPNQELHHQLEQERILNQVTLQISQNLDWLVIVKRTIEQVQRLLKLDRLVIYQLDVETSSQESSHVKRLVDTVTYEAKASDKIPSILHFQDESCFSGIPECRNKYRQGFSLAINNTKTSSLLSPCLKALMERLTVKAKLVVPILVQDQLWGFLIAHQCLTSRRWTENEIQFLRYVAEYLAIAIYQDQSYQQLQVQKQRLECQVNQRAQELKDALLAAKVANQSKSEFLDSMSHELRTPLTCVIGLSSTLLHWSGEKSPFSPDKQRHYLETIQENGRKLLDLINDLLDFSQVNAGKTVLNTRQFSLRHLSRLVIHHLHDKAQNQEITLELDLQVDPEDDRFWADPTRVEQILLHLLDNGIKFTQAHGKVILRVWCEKNEAIFQVEDTGIGISEHYLPQLFENFQQLENTRVRSYSGTGLGLAFTKQLVKLLNGTIEVESSLGKGSLFTVRLPNQFDSLAKASPLPTPGGLPISHQGTIVLVEKDEEIATLVCELLTAADYQVIWLIDGATVIEQIDVLEPSIIILNQDSPDIYEVSQILKNIHNITIPVKILVLSNHMDSKDWEYLSRQIIDEYVAKPVEPSLFLEKVNALISQSNED
- the cobN gene encoding cobaltochelatase subunit CobN, encoding MHRIANTKKGNTPTASGVVLIEQNPAPIVILTAADSDIQTLANCLTLLPSGFPQLRVASLLQLQQQLTIDFYADTVLNEAQVIVLRLLGGRSYWSYGLEIVKEIADNNNAKLLVVPGDDQPDPELISHSTVSLTIVNRLWHYFSEGGAVNLANGLKYLTDATLGTNYIPDAPQIVTKVGIYHTSATTPTVAILFYRAHFLAGNLLPIDALIEALQIRNTPCVAIFISSLRDLEVQAEIVPDLTDIQLILNTTSFSVPNNFWEKLNIPVFQVILSSSTVEEWEASFQGLQPRDLAMNVALPEVDGRIITRAISFKLVQNWHPQLETPVVIYQPRLDRVNFVVDLAINWLKLAQIPASEQKIALIVANYPNRDGRIANGVGLDTPASCLAILQALESEGYQLAEIPATVSELMESLIREKARLDQFLTRERYQEYFTTLPVEVQQGISDRWGEVTSETIPIPGKRLGNIFIGIQPSRGYDLDPSLNYHAPDLEPTHAYLAYYFWLKEVFGAQAIVHLGKHGNLEWLPGKSLALSSGCYPEIALTSIPHFYPFIVNDPGEGTQAKRRSHAVILDHLTPPLTRAELYGPLQQLELLLDEYAQAESINPGRLKLISEKIMILVQESNLAEDLGVDNPELESFLNLASGYLCELKEAQIRDGLHIFGSCPQGRQLRDLIIAIARFPSGDRLGLTRALAQDLSLDFDPLIPSPVVATLEAQAQLYIEQLLDNCSFNPPPGEQTHGELHWIKTRLLPSLKATDEEINNLLKGLRGEYVPSGPSGAPSRGKPEVLPTGRNFYSVDIRAIPTQTAWDVGRRAAEAVIERYTQEQGEYPQTLAISIWGTSTMRTGGEDVAQVLALLGVRPIWEGINGRVVDFEVLAASGLGRPRVDVTVRVSGFFRDSFPNLLNLLYQAIEAVVNLKEEKNINPLAAKARQEQEFWQNQGLTAEQAQERSRYRIFGSKPGAYGAGLQGLIESQNWTDTEDLARAYLNWSCYAYTYAQELKAIAAPEAFTERLRDLAIVLHNQDNREHDLLDSDDYYQFQGGLTAAVRAITGKNPQVYFGDNSLPHHPRVRSLKEEITRVYRSRVVNPKWIAGVMRHGYKGAFEIAATVDYLFAYDATTNCVEDYLYQGVAEAYIFNPEVQAFMEQHNPWALRDMAERLLEAQQRGLWQNPHPATIEQLRDVVHQAEAIVENFL